CTCGAGCGCGGGCAGGTCGTCGCCAGCGCGCGGGCTCCGCACGCGCTCATCCCCGGCCTGCCGCCCGGCCACATGGAGCAGCACCCGCGCAACTGGACCATCGCGCTCGACGCCACCCTGGCCGAACTCGCCGCCAGGCTCGGCCCGGCGCGGCGCCGCCGGGTGCGCTCCATCGGGGTGTCCGGCCAGCAGCACGGCTTTGTGCCCCTCGACGCGGAGGGCCGCGTGATCCGCCCGGCCAAGCTCTGGTGCGACACCTCGACCACCGCCGAATGCGCGCTGCTCACCAAAAAGCTCGGCGGGGAAAAGGCCGTGCTGCGCAAGACCGGCGTGCCCTTCCTGCCCGGCTACACCGCCCCGAAAATCCTCTGGCTCAAACGCCGGGAGCCGGCGAACTACCGCCGGCTCCGCCACGTGCTGCTGCCCCACGACTACCTCAATTTCCACCTCACCGGGAGGTATTTCATGGAGCCCGGCGACGCCTCCGGCACCGCGCTCATGGACATCCGCCGCCGCGCCTGGTCGCGCGAGGCTCTCCAAGCGATCGACAAAAACCTAGAAAATTTCCTTCCGCCTCTTTCTCCCTCCGACGTCCCCGCAGGCACGCTCCTGCTCGCCCACGCGCGCCGCCTCGGTTTCCCGGAAAACGTCACGGTGAGCGCCGGCGGCGGCGACAACATGATGGGGGCGGTCGGCACGGGCAACGTGTCGCCCGGCGTGGTCACGGCCAGCCTCGGCACCAGCGGGACGATCTTTGCGCATGCCGGCCGGCCGGTGGTGGACCCGCGCGGGGAGATCGCGGCCTTCTGCTCGTCGGACGGCGGGTGGCTGCCGTTGCTGTGCACGATGAACGTGACGACCGTCACCGAGCAAATCCGCGGGCTGTTCAAGCAGGACGTGCGCGCGCTGGACCGCGCCGCGGCCGGCGCGCCGGCCGGCAGTGCCGGCCTGCTCATGCTGCCCTACCTGGCCGGGGAACGCACGCCGAACCTCCCGCACGCCACCGGGGTGTTTTATGGACTGAGCCTGGCCACGCTCAACCCCGGACACCTGGCCCGGGCCGCGATGGAAGGGGTGACGCTCAACCTCAACCACGGTCTGCGCCGCCTCATGGCTCTCGGCATACGCCCGAGGGAGATCCGCCTGACCGGCGGCGGGGCGAAGTCGGGTTTCTGGAGGCAGCTCATGGCCGACATCTTCGACGTGCCGGTGGTGGCGATGAAGGAGGACGAGGGAGCCGCGCTGGGGGCGGCGTTGCAGTCGGCCTGGTGCGTGTCGCGGCAGCAAGGCGCGAAGGAAACCTCGCTGGCCGAGCTGACCGGACGGTGCGTGAAACTCGACGAGAGGACCCGGGCCGAACCCGACAGGAAAAACACCGCCTTGTATCAGGAGTTGCAGGCCCGCCACGACGCCCTCAGCCAAACCCTCTGGCCGCGATGAATGCGCGCGGATCGCGCACCGTAGCGCAGGCAGCCTCCCTGCCGTCGAAGACAAAAGCGCGAAGCGCCGCTGGCTCGATTCCTTTAAAAAGTGGTGGCGCTTCGCGCCATTAATTTTGACGGCAGGCA
This genomic stretch from Termitidicoccus mucosus harbors:
- the xylB gene encoding xylulokinase, which gives rise to MIHIGIDSGTQSTKAVALDLERGQVVASARAPHALIPGLPPGHMEQHPRNWTIALDATLAELAARLGPARRRRVRSIGVSGQQHGFVPLDAEGRVIRPAKLWCDTSTTAECALLTKKLGGEKAVLRKTGVPFLPGYTAPKILWLKRREPANYRRLRHVLLPHDYLNFHLTGRYFMEPGDASGTALMDIRRRAWSREALQAIDKNLENFLPPLSPSDVPAGTLLLAHARRLGFPENVTVSAGGGDNMMGAVGTGNVSPGVVTASLGTSGTIFAHAGRPVVDPRGEIAAFCSSDGGWLPLLCTMNVTTVTEQIRGLFKQDVRALDRAAAGAPAGSAGLLMLPYLAGERTPNLPHATGVFYGLSLATLNPGHLARAAMEGVTLNLNHGLRRLMALGIRPREIRLTGGGAKSGFWRQLMADIFDVPVVAMKEDEGAALGAALQSAWCVSRQQGAKETSLAELTGRCVKLDERTRAEPDRKNTALYQELQARHDALSQTLWPR